A single genomic interval of Mycosarcoma maydis chromosome 8, whole genome shotgun sequence harbors:
- a CDS encoding uncharacterized protein (related to UNR-interacting protein STRAP (serine-threonine kinase receptor-associated protein)), producing the protein MTSAPAQKSVPLTCSGHTRPVVHLEFSELQDDGTYSLLSSCKDGNPMLRDWLGDWVGTFLGHKGAVWCGKLSGGDASIAVTGSADFSAKVWDTFTGDCLHTFPHNHIVRTVAINGVGEKVVTAGHEKKLRLFDLHRPDAEALLFRKSAGGDLAHDGVIKSCVWHRGSAESSVVSAGEDMVVRWWDTRSLAQVSEMTFSEPITSMERSAGVWGELLTVTSGKQVFFIDATTREVRKKHSLSIPISSASLHPTLADRFVAGSSADGWVRIFDLESGHERELNKGHHGPAHAVSYSPDGELAASGSEDGTIRLWQTWPSKKYGLWT; encoded by the exons ATGACTTCGGCGCCAGCTCAGAAG TCGGTGCCACTCACGTGCTCTGGCCACACGCGTCCAGTGGTGCACCTCGAATTCTCGGAACTACAAGATGATGGCACCTactcgctgctgtcgtcgtGCAAAGATGGCAATCCGATGCTTCGCGATTGGCTGGGTGACTGGGTAGGAACTTTCCTCGGCCACAAAGGCGCGGTATGGTGCGGCAAACTTTCGGGTGGCGATGCGTCGATCGCTGTTACCGGGTCGGCCGACTTTTCAGCCAAAGTATGGGATACGTTCACAGGAGACTGTCTGCACACGTTTCCGCACAACCACATTGTGCGTACGGTCGCGATCAACGGGGTGGGTGAGAAAGTGGTGACGGCAGGGCACGAGAAGAAGTTGCGATTGTTCGATCTGCATCGGCCGGATGCGGAAGCGCTGTTGTTCCGCAAATCGGCCGGAGGCGACTTGGCGCACGATGGGGTGATCAAGAGTTGTGTCTGGCATCGTGGAAGTGCGGAAAGTAGCGTAGTGAGTGCGGGCGAGGATATGGTGGTTCGATGGTGGGATACACGTTCGTTAGCGCAGGTTTCCGAGATGACGTTCTCGGAACCGATCACGTCGATGGAACGAAGCGCGGGAGTTTGGGGCGAGCTGCTGACAGTGACTTCGGGTAAACAGGTGTTTTTCATAGACGCAACGACGCGCGAGGTAAGGAAAAAACACTCGCTCTCGATCCCGATCAGTTCAGCTTCGCTCCATCCCACACTAGCCGACCGCTTCGTTGCCGGAAGCAGCGCCGACGGCTGGGTGCGCATCTTCGACCTGGAATCAGGTCACGAAAGAGAACTCAACAAAGGCCATCATGGTCCTGCACATGCAGTCAGCTATTCCCCAGACGGTGAGCTCGCCGCCAGCGGCAGCGAAGACGGAACGATCAGATTGTGGCAGACCTGGCCGAGCAAGAAGTATGGCTTGTGGACGTAA